The genomic interval TAAGGCAGTTTGTATAGCCAGCTCACCGGTTTCCTAGATCTCATTACCGATACATCagtattacataaaaaataatttgtatgcCTTGTGCTTGTTAttgaaatttgcatttttttgttcgaGATGGACTAATAATAGCTGCTAGAGTTGGATAAAATTCCAGTTGTTGGATGCATATCTTCCTATGTGCCTTTGAACGCATGGAAATGAAGCTGATGAGTAAGATAAAGGACTGCAGTTCTTGTCTTGTAGTCGCCTGCTTTGTTTTGTGAAAGATGTCAAAAGGGTATCTGGAGGACCACACTGATAGCAGGTGGAGAGCTTTGTAGATAGCAGAGGCAGGAAATGTTCCAGGAAAGACCAAAAGTGCAGATGTGTAGAGATGAGTTCAGTTCAGCTTAACCTGATCTGATACAAATCCTgtagggtttaaaaaaaacagaagttttgtCATGGTTCAAGTGGACCTCAGCTTGAAATTATCTTCAACTTGCACAGACTTTTGAAAAGCCCTTTTTCTTGTGATTTAATTCAACCTTTAGGTGAAAAAGGAGGATAAGACAGAATGCTATCTGCTTCTGGTGACTCTGTTCTTCTTGGCAGTTGTAGCAGAACTTTGTGGATGTTGATAAGTGTCAAGATACAGCCTGCACTGACGAgtgcaaggcaaggcaaggcaaggcaaggcaagtttatttgtatagcacatNNNNNNNNNNNNNNNNNNNNNNNNNNNNNNNNNNNNNNNNNNNNNNNNNNNNNNNNNNNNNNNNNNNNNNNNNNNNNNNGGGGGAGCAAAGCAGTGTGCGTCCGCACTGTAGCAAAGCAGGAAGCAGCACTTTCTTTGATCCAATTCAACAACAAGTACTGAGAAAACGCACGTCAGCCCGAGTAGGAACTATGCGGTGTTGTGACCCACTTTTTGTGgtcacattttttctattgtcaaacattttgtttcGTCTTTTTAATTTCTCATCAACACATCAttgctgtgtatttattttgtcatccaTCCTAAAATCGAATTCATAAAGGTTGATTCAATCTAAATCCTCTCAGTTACAATTGGCTACTatgagatttatttttcaaatactttttgtaATTCACATCCTTTATTCAAAGGATAATATATCTTTGTAGTACCTGACATCTAAACGTGTGTTCATATTTCAGCTCCTCATGAATTGTGTCCCTCACTAATCACATTTTTaccatctttattttaaagcagtGTTTTGTGCTCGTCCTGTCCCGAAGAGACCATCTCCACACATTTGTGATTTCATCTTTGCTGAGTTGAAACACCTCATGTTTACCatctgtttgcttttattttgatccttttttgcACTTgtcttgtgtgtctgtgttgtgtCTTTAGCAATTGTTCAGATTTTTGGGGTCTAGGCTCAGGCCACTCGATAGAGCAGTGGGACTCCACAGGCATGTATGGATACCAAGACCACAGCAGGTGAATACACTCCTGTTGACACAAATACATAACCAGGTATACAGAATGTCACTTAGGAAGCAGAACAAAACAGAATTGTCTCTGGATTGTATGGTATCAAACTGCAACTGGCTTTTTGTTTGACTCCTCTATTGGTTTACAATTGTGTTACTATAATATTAAATTGTCTAATAAAGCCTATTAGGAAATGTAGAGCAGGAGCTCACTGTATTCAGCAATGCCATGTGATTTGGATTAGCAAATTCAGGAATGCTTCATTTGTAAAGCCTGTCCTcagtagtttattttaattggttGATCTAAAACAATAGAATGCTACAACTGAAGGAAGATAGAATGCTTTGAaggatttaaagtcccactccaatctattttaaaagcgttcccagtggtcttttaattacgactctgccatttttagtcaaaatcaaaaaacttctcaatttctaggacatagtttctgcagagcggcagtagttcattagaaaatttgcctctgggttgcaggtggcgtggagtaagcctacctcaccttcccatcatccatctgtttacacactgtCCTGCTAACTAACAACACCCCTCACACCCGccataacttttgtttttgtgtgttttcttttattttgaaagggtaacTGATGGATATATGAATTTCCCATCTTTCTTTGGCTTCtttatgcacaaaaaatataacattttacctgGGGTGCCCAAACCTTTACTCCCCCAGTATATGTGCGTTTagttagacttttcattggaagcggGTTTCTGAGCCCGATGTAAATgcagcatcagaatggagtaaaACAGGTAGCAACCTGCTGGTTATAGCTTCTACGCCACAGCTAAAACCTTTTTCAACTGCGTTTTTCCCATCTGATTtatgatttgattaaataatactcagaaacactgttttaatcttaattttcttcttgtcgtctttcataagaaaatgttcaaatttacacatttaaatggagtgggtctttaaaaagttgcaaagcaatgtttttttttttcaaagaatttaCATAGATAAGTCTAATTTATGTAGATTTAAGTCAATGTAGGATCTGGTTTATaataaaagatgtatttttgttaaatcatgttttttattttaataaaatttggcTTGATTCAGGATGATTCTCTTGCAAAACTTTCAAGAGTCTTAGTCATTTCACAGCTTGCTCttgaatctcttttttttttcttgactgagCTTTGTGCTGTCCTGCCTCCACTTCATCTCAGGTCATTGGACGGGCGTCTGCAAGTCTCTCATCGTAAAGGCCTGCCTCATGTCATCTACTGCCGCTTATGGAGATGGCCCGACCTTCACAGCCACCACGAGCTGAGGGCCATCGACACATGCCAGTATGCATTCAACCTCAAAAAAGACGAAGTGTGCGTCAATCCTTATCACTACCAGAGAGTGGAGACGCCTGGTAATGACCCTTAAGAATTCTTTATTTGAAGTGGCAGTCgctgattgtgattggctgtggtCCTTAAGATGCCCTCTAACAAATGTCCCGATACAAGGATTCTAAAATGTTTCCAGCCCCGTCAATGTCCAGGCTAAACCGAGAGAAAAATGATATAACGCCATGATTTTCATAAGTGTTAATTCGACAGGAtgatgcatgtgtgtgtacCTGACTTGTTGTTCTACTGTTTTGATTATCATAACAAACCGCGTGGAGCTAAATCGGATCCTTTCCTCTGTAGTTCTCCCTCCAGTGTTGGTGCCACGCCACACAGAGATTCTGACAGAGCTTCCACCTCTAGATGATTTTACCAACTCCATTCCAGAAAATACCAACTTCCCTGCAGGCATTGAACCTCCTAACAACTATATACCTGGTCAGTATGCAaagcaaacgttttttttttgtttttttttttttggtcagaacTCATGGTTCTAAAGAAGCTGCTCTGATAGCAGCCAGACCTCTTCAACAAACACCTTTAGAGTCCAGTTTCCCTGATAAACAGAATCACTTACTAACATGATCTGATTGACTGAGAGTCTGTTTGGCTTATTTTTGGTGGGAGAGATTTTTAgatgtttattaaataaaatactcatCCACAAACCACCTACCAACAAACCACCTACCAGTGAAATTGAGAATAGAAAGTTCCCTTTTCGTAAAGTTGGCCAAATTatgaaatttgtgtttattgttgGTATTGTTACAGTTTAAAGCCTGAAGGTAGAGTACACAAAATGTTCAGTTGtatacataattttttttaagcacacaCCTCTCTATGGTGGCCAtgaagggtcacaacacaacatttgaagttcacaacactttagggtcacagcACTTTAGAGTTGTGCtgtgaacaaaataaatacaagatgCACATAATACTCACAACTTCTCTGACCCCCACCCACACAACAAAACGAAGcataaaattacttaaaaataagaTGCAAAGTAGAAATCTGGCTTAATTTTGAGATGTGGAAATAATATTTTGGGGACGTGTCCACACCAATGACCTCCTCCAACTCATGATCACAGAAGACTCCCCTCCCTGATCCCACGACGACCCTGTTCACTGATGAGGCTTCATCACTGATAGGGAGGATCCCTCTGAGGAAAACACCAGAgttaaaaacgaaaaaaataattttatacctaaattattattttttttcctggtctATGCATTGCAGACACTCCTCCACCTGGCTACATGAGTGAAGATGGGGAGACCAGTGATCAGCAAATGAATCAAAGTATGGAATCAGGTAGATTCTTTCGTCTGTAGTAGAACTGTAGCAACGGAAAATAAATGACATGGATTGAAAACATCATGAGAATTGCTaagtaaagtttgtttgttgCCTACTAGGTTCACCAGCAGAAATGTCACCAAGTACCCTGTCACCTGTCACCGGCATGGGTAAGCTCTCTGTACTTGTtggctttagtttttttgcttttttgcgcGATCTAAAGTTTTGCTTCAGATTGTATGtagctaaaaaacagaaaaatgttattaaattcagttttcttctttttagagGATTTATTATGGTAAACTTGATGTACTGGGAACTCAAAACGTGATCCTTGGTGTCTTTTCAGATCTCCAGCCAGTCACCTACAGTGAACCTGCGTTCTGGTGCTCCATAGCGTACTACGAACTGAACCAGCGGGTCGGAGAGAATTTCCACGCCTCCCAACCATCCCTGACCGTCGACGGCTTCACTGACCCCTCCAACTCCGAGCGCTTCTGTTTAGGACTCCTGAGCAACGTCAATAGAAATGCAACAGTTGAAATGACAAGGAGACACATAGGTACACATGCACATCAagactttagcatttttatttagaaatgacaATCTAAACATAGAAGTTTCTCAGAAAGTAGAATTTTCTAAAACAGACACATTATTATGTGTTACGGTTGTGGCtgtatttggttttgtcttttttttttttctatgtatttctgtcagagtgggacatctgtgtttttgtggatctttgtgtgtctggTTTTGTCTAACACAACAAGAGAAATTAAGTTGCTAAAATTAATCAAACTGCTGTCagtgaagtttatttattatttttttttaaggcaggCGTGTTTTTAACTGTTAGTAATTTACTGTTTGTGCTCTTTTGTATTCAATTGTGCAGGTCGCGGCGTCCGGTTGTACTACATTGGAGGAGAGGTTTTTGCAGAGTGCCTCAGTGACAGTGCCATTTTTGTACAGAGTCCCAACTGCAATCAACGATACGGCTGGCATCCCGCCACAGTCTGCAAAATACCTCCAGGTGGGCATACAAGAAAGATGGtttcttctgtgtgttttttactgaatttgggaAAAAGAAATctatagtttatttaaataatttaaaggaaaattttctttctaaaataaCTTTTCCTTGAAGTTGGAGTGGAGAAGTTTGGGCTGTGTTTTTCAAATATCACTCTTAGTGATTATTTGCAGGCCCTTGGTTTTACGTACAGCCAGTACAAAAAACAGTTGGGGAAATCAGGCCTTAAAAGATTTATATATAACACATGCACACGATATAACTACTGCATGAAATATTGTTGGGAAAAGAGATACCTCTGCAGGTTAAAATGCAGTACACTGTCCTTAAGAATATTAAGGCATAAGCATCTAACCTGTCTGCAAGGGAAGAGGAAGTGACTATAAAATCCAGCACATCTGACTGCAGAAAGTCACAGCATGTCCTTGTTATTTGTCAGCTTATGCGGATGAAAGAAGACTTCACAATGAGACGGGATTTCTCACTGTCACCCACTCACTGACTCATCTGTTAACTTTGAACATTTCATGCCCTGTCGAGGGCTAgctttgagtttattttaagtgcattcgtgcaaataaaaaaaaaaggtttgaaacaaACAGATTCTTAAAAGCCACATCAGTATTTTTAGTTTCTCAGTTTTGTCACGgcgaaaaaataaataaataaatactggaAAAGACTAAAAAGTGTCGACAGTGCAGTGCAGAAGCGATGTGTACCAAATCAGGCCGGgtctttgaaaaagaaaaatgacaacacTCCTGCAGCTCGTTGAGATCCGCTGGCATCAGTTCAGCAGCAGATTTCTTCTGCGTCATTCCATCAAAGTCTTGACTCACCTTTGTTTTTTCCAGTCCAGGAGGTTTTAGAGAATGTCAGGTTTATACGCAGAATGATGGTTCCCATGTTAAGTTCATAGGTTTTTatcaaagttgtgttttttattagaaGGGTTTAGTTGATTCTTATGCTtgtattttgaaaggatttaaaGTTGGGTCAcctatttgtttaatttatcttACTTTATGGCTATTTGATCTGTTAAAAGAGAAACGATATATGGCTcacacttgttttttatttctttctcttaaggCTGTAACCTGAAGATTTTTAACAACCAGGAGTTTGCAGCACTGCTGGCCCAGTCCGTCAATCAGGGCTTTGAGGCGGTGTATCAGCTAACCCGAATGTGCACAATCAGAATGAGCTTCGTCAAGGGCTGGGGAGCCGAGTACAGGTGCGTTCATGTCTTTTCTAGTCTTGATTTGTATCGTTTGTTTCATTacacaaaaacaccacaatCCTTTTACTCTGTACAGAACGTCGTGTGGAAGAATTCTGAAATatactttatactttttaaacacttttttagatATAAAGTACAGCAAAGTTTGAGTTTctgttttgtcaaatgtttcatctgtagtttttacataaaaaatatggtaatatgagattttggctacacagagatttgaaaaatgaattgcAAACTCTGTAAATCGATGGATGTGTCTGGAATTCTGGGAAAAGTTATCCGTCATGAACTTTTAATAAgagataaaagttttttttgacaCTAAAGGGAATGTTACACAGATTGATGTAATTTGGATATTGGATGGGCATCTGAACTATTAATAAGATAATATTAcataatttttgtaattttgtataattttagtGTAGCCAAGAGGCAGGCAATGGATCGATGGGGGTTAAAGTTTGGAGTTTACTTGTACTAAAACTTTTTGAcaaccacaaaaatatataaaaaaaaaaaaactcaaagtcagtaaacacaaccataATTTATTATAAGGCGAGCTGGATTAGAAGGAGGACTGTCAATTTTAAGTGGGCATTATGGTTGAAAATATAGTGTTTTGTcttggtgtttaaaaaaaattaaagtcctTAGTGTGTttacttaaacattaaaatatttagttgtgTAAATCTTAAggactggtaaaaaaaaaatcaggttacATTTCAATTTTGACACTGGAAAGAACTTTTCACTCTTTCATTCATGACa from Oryzias melastigma strain HK-1 linkage group LG12, ASM292280v2, whole genome shotgun sequence carries:
- the smad2 gene encoding mothers against decapentaplegic homolog 2 isoform X3 — its product is MSSILPFTPPVVKRLLGWKKTPTSSGGAGGGIGGVGEQNGGGQEEKWCEKAVKSLVKKLKKTGQLDELEKAISTQNSNTKCITIPRSLDGRLQVSHRKGLPHVIYCRLWRWPDLHSHHELRAIDTCQYAFNLKKDEVCVNPYHYQRVETPVLPPVLVPRHTEILTELPPLDDFTNSIPENTNFPAGIEPPNNYIPDTPPPGYMSEDGETSDQQMNQSMESGSPAEMSPSTLSPVTGMDLQPVTYSEPAFWCSIAYYELNQRVGENFHASQPSLTVDGFTDPSNSERFCLGLLSNVNRNATVEMTRRHIGRGVRLYYIGGEVFAECLSDSAIFVQSPNCNQRYGWHPATVCKIPPGCNLKIFNNQEFAALLAQSVNQGFEAVYQLTRMCTIRMSFVKGWGAEYRRQTVTSTPCWIELHLNGPLQWLDKVLTQMGSPSVRCSSMS
- the smad2 gene encoding mothers against decapentaplegic homolog 2 isoform X2, whose product is MSSILPFTPPVVKRLLGWKKTPTSSGGAGGGIGGVGEQNGGGQEEKWCEKAVKSLVKKLKKTGQLDELEKAISTQNSNTKCITIPSNCSDFWGLGSGHSIEQWDSTGMYGYQDHSRSLDGRLQVSHRKGLPHVIYCRLWRWPDLHSHHELRAIDTCQYAFNLKKDEVCVNPYHYQRVETPVLPPVLVPRHTEILTELPPLDDFTNSIPENTNFPAGIEPPNNYIPDTPPPGYMSEDGETSDQQMNQSSPAEMSPSTLSPVTGMDLQPVTYSEPAFWCSIAYYELNQRVGENFHASQPSLTVDGFTDPSNSERFCLGLLSNVNRNATVEMTRRHIGRGVRLYYIGGEVFAECLSDSAIFVQSPNCNQRYGWHPATVCKIPPGCNLKIFNNQEFAALLAQSVNQGFEAVYQLTRMCTIRMSFVKGWGAEYRRQTVTSTPCWIELHLNGPLQWLDKVLTQMGSPSVRCSSMS
- the smad2 gene encoding mothers against decapentaplegic homolog 2 isoform X1 produces the protein MSSILPFTPPVVKRLLGWKKTPTSSGGAGGGIGGVGEQNGGGQEEKWCEKAVKSLVKKLKKTGQLDELEKAISTQNSNTKCITIPSNCSDFWGLGSGHSIEQWDSTGMYGYQDHSRSLDGRLQVSHRKGLPHVIYCRLWRWPDLHSHHELRAIDTCQYAFNLKKDEVCVNPYHYQRVETPVLPPVLVPRHTEILTELPPLDDFTNSIPENTNFPAGIEPPNNYIPDTPPPGYMSEDGETSDQQMNQSMESGSPAEMSPSTLSPVTGMDLQPVTYSEPAFWCSIAYYELNQRVGENFHASQPSLTVDGFTDPSNSERFCLGLLSNVNRNATVEMTRRHIGRGVRLYYIGGEVFAECLSDSAIFVQSPNCNQRYGWHPATVCKIPPGCNLKIFNNQEFAALLAQSVNQGFEAVYQLTRMCTIRMSFVKGWGAEYRRQTVTSTPCWIELHLNGPLQWLDKVLTQMGSPSVRCSSMS